The following are encoded in a window of Haloprofundus salilacus genomic DNA:
- a CDS encoding orc1/cdc6 family replication initiation protein: protein MGMFERDRLVFANAEPLDDSYEPEDIRERDKELAKYQRALQPIIDNRPTSNIFLYGKTGTGKTVATKFMLSHLERDAEKYDDIDLSTVWVGCENLSSSYQVAVALVNELRLEKGKERISTTGYSQQRIFDILYAELDTFGDTVVIVLDEIDNIGDSDDILYGLPRARSNGYVENVQPVIVGISNDFQFRDSLSPKVKDTLAEKEILFPPYDANQLRSILEPRAKKAFHEGVLEDDVVPLCAALSAQDTGSARQAIRLLREAGELAQAEHVDAVTDEHVRGAQDEIEKNQLYEGMQELTTQGHVVLCALAYHEARDEVPVRSRDLYDRYVTICNQLDADSVSGRRVRDHLSDLNMLGLINVYERNEGLSAGRYHEYELNLPLDAVLNVLLSVSRFEEIANSIQSNASQNNLLQSDISDY, encoded by the coding sequence ATGGGAATGTTCGAGCGGGACCGTCTCGTCTTCGCCAACGCCGAACCGTTGGACGACTCATACGAACCGGAGGATATCCGCGAGCGAGATAAAGAGCTTGCAAAGTATCAGCGCGCACTTCAACCGATAATCGACAACCGTCCGACCTCGAATATCTTTCTCTACGGAAAAACGGGGACGGGAAAGACCGTTGCGACCAAGTTCATGCTCTCACACCTCGAACGTGACGCCGAGAAGTACGACGACATCGATCTCTCGACGGTCTGGGTCGGCTGCGAGAATCTCTCCTCGTCGTATCAGGTCGCAGTCGCCCTCGTGAACGAACTCCGGCTGGAAAAGGGCAAAGAGCGGATCAGCACCACGGGCTATTCTCAACAACGTATCTTCGATATTCTCTACGCCGAACTCGACACCTTCGGTGATACGGTCGTTATCGTCCTCGACGAGATCGACAACATCGGCGATTCCGACGACATCCTCTACGGACTGCCCCGCGCTCGCTCGAACGGGTATGTCGAAAACGTCCAACCCGTCATCGTCGGCATCAGCAACGACTTCCAGTTTCGAGATAGTCTCTCGCCGAAGGTGAAAGATACGCTTGCGGAGAAGGAAATCCTCTTTCCACCGTACGATGCGAACCAACTCCGCTCGATTCTCGAACCCCGCGCCAAAAAGGCGTTTCACGAAGGGGTACTCGAGGACGATGTCGTTCCACTCTGTGCGGCGCTCTCTGCACAAGATACAGGATCTGCTCGTCAAGCGATTCGGCTCCTTCGAGAAGCGGGCGAGCTCGCGCAGGCAGAACACGTCGATGCCGTGACCGATGAGCACGTTCGCGGTGCCCAAGACGAAATCGAGAAAAATCAGCTCTACGAAGGGATGCAGGAGCTGACGACGCAGGGGCACGTCGTCTTGTGTGCGCTCGCGTACCACGAAGCACGTGACGAGGTTCCGGTGCGCTCTCGCGATCTTTACGATCGGTACGTGACCATCTGTAACCAACTCGATGCCGACAGTGTCAGCGGCCGACGGGTTCGAGACCACCTCTCCGATTTGAATATGTTGGGGTTGATTAACGTCTACGAGCGAAACGAGGGCCTCTCTGCCGGTCGGTACCACGAGTACGAACTCAACCTTCCGCTGGATGCAGTGCTCAACGTCTTGCTCTCGGTATCTCGGTTCGAAGAAATCGCCAACTCGATTCAGTCAAACGCGAGCCAAAACAATTTACTTCAATCTGATATCTCCGATTACTGA
- a CDS encoding aromatic ring-hydroxylating oxygenase subunit alpha, translating into MTQWERAQAKPVSPDITDRSNALPAKYFTEPEFFEMEKEKVFGQYWIYAGHANSISEPWQFFTRTVGNQTLILVRTADGDIRSVKNFSARDGAPIVDETPMSDPGYIDPDEFTDLESVHVDSIGPLVFVNLADDPMPLSEQAGVMKDRLEALPLGEYEHACRIVSEVECNWKVFASNYSECDHCQANHQDWIKGISLDESELEVNDYHWVLHYTHEEDVEDEMRIHDEHEAQFHYLWPNFTVNMYGTADGYGTYIIDPVDTDRFQLIADYYFRDSDLSEEEREFIRTSRQLQEEDFELVERQWDGLKTGALAQAQLGPNEHTVHKFHRLAQDAYNS; encoded by the coding sequence ATGACGCAGTGGGAACGCGCTCAAGCGAAGCCAGTGAGCCCCGACATCACCGATCGATCGAACGCACTGCCTGCAAAGTACTTCACCGAGCCGGAGTTCTTCGAGATGGAGAAAGAGAAAGTGTTCGGCCAGTACTGGATTTACGCAGGTCACGCAAACAGTATCTCTGAACCGTGGCAGTTCTTCACCCGGACCGTCGGCAACCAGACTCTCATTCTGGTTCGGACCGCCGACGGAGACATCCGCAGCGTCAAGAACTTCTCGGCTCGCGATGGCGCACCAATCGTCGACGAGACACCGATGTCAGATCCGGGATACATTGACCCGGACGAATTCACTGACCTAGAGAGCGTCCACGTGGACAGTATCGGACCGCTCGTCTTCGTGAATCTGGCCGACGACCCGATGCCGTTGTCCGAGCAGGCGGGCGTGATGAAAGACCGATTGGAGGCGCTTCCGCTTGGCGAGTACGAACACGCCTGTCGTATCGTCTCGGAGGTTGAGTGTAATTGGAAGGTGTTCGCAAGCAACTACTCTGAATGCGACCACTGCCAGGCGAACCACCAAGACTGGATCAAGGGCATCTCGTTGGATGAGTCGGAACTCGAAGTCAACGACTACCATTGGGTGCTCCACTACACCCACGAGGAGGATGTCGAAGACGAGATGCGTATCCACGATGAACACGAGGCGCAGTTCCACTACCTCTGGCCGAATTTCACGGTGAACATGTACGGCACCGCCGACGGCTACGGTACGTACATCATCGACCCTGTCGATACCGACCGCTTCCAACTCATCGCAGACTACTACTTCCGCGACAGTGACCTCTCCGAGGAGGAACGTGAGTTCATCCGGACGAGTCGTCAACTCCAAGAAGAGGACTTCGAACTGGTCGAACGGCAGTGGGATGGACTGAAGACGGGCGCGCTCGCGCAAGCACAGCTTGGCCCTAACGAACACACCGTCCACAAGTTCCACCGCCTCGCTCAAGACGCATACAACTCGTAG
- a CDS encoding aromatic ring-hydroxylating oxygenase subunit alpha, producing MTQWNDSQTQEVSSDITEKSNALPAKYFIEPEIFEMEKEKVFSQYWIYAGHANSISEPGQFFTRNVGNRQLIVVRGHDGEIKAFDNVCAHRGSKMVEDTPMTEPEEANRIRCPYHLWTYDLEGNLQSTPKSFEEASLNPDLDDEDVQEFDCKENGLNDVHVDSIGPLVFVNLADDPMPLSDQAGVMKDRLEALPLGEYEHACRIVSEVECNWKVFASNYSECDHCQANHQDWIKGISLDESELEVNDYHWVLHYTHEEDVEDEMRIHDEHEAQFHYLWPNFTVNMYGTADGYGTYIIDPIDTDRFQLIADYYFRDSDLSEEEREFIRTSRQLQEEDFELVERQWDGLKTGALAQAQLGPNEHTVHKFHRLAQDAYNS from the coding sequence ATGACACAGTGGAACGACTCACAAACTCAGGAAGTGAGTTCCGACATCACGGAGAAATCGAACGCACTACCTGCGAAATACTTCATCGAACCTGAAATCTTCGAGATGGAGAAAGAGAAGGTGTTCAGCCAGTACTGGATTTACGCAGGTCACGCAAATAGTATCTCCGAGCCAGGACAGTTCTTCACTAGAAATGTCGGCAACCGCCAACTGATCGTCGTCCGAGGCCACGACGGTGAGATCAAAGCATTCGACAACGTCTGCGCTCACCGAGGGTCGAAGATGGTGGAAGATACGCCGATGACCGAACCTGAGGAGGCGAATCGAATCCGGTGTCCGTACCACCTTTGGACCTACGACCTGGAGGGCAATCTCCAGAGTACCCCTAAGAGCTTCGAGGAGGCGAGCCTCAATCCAGACCTTGACGATGAAGACGTACAGGAGTTCGATTGCAAGGAGAACGGATTGAACGACGTCCACGTAGACAGCATCGGACCGCTCGTCTTCGTGAATCTGGCCGACGATCCGATGCCGTTGTCCGACCAGGCAGGTGTGATGAAAGACCGATTAGAGGCGCTCCCCCTCGGCGAATACGAACACGCCTGTCGCATCGTCTCGGAGGTCGAGTGTAACTGGAAGGTGTTTGCAAGCAACTACTCGGAGTGCGACCACTGCCAGGCGAACCACCAAGACTGGATTAAAGGCATCTCGCTGGACGAATCAGAGCTCGAGGTCAACGACTACCATTGGGTACTCCACTACACTCACGAGGAAGACGTCGAAGACGAGATGCGTATCCACGATGAACACGAAGCACAATTTCACTACCTCTGGCCGAACTTTACAGTGAATATGTACGGCACTGCCGACGGCTACGGCACGTACATCATCGACCCTATTGATACTGACCGCTTCCAGCTTATCGCAGACTACTACTTCCGCGACAGCGACCTCTCCGAGGAAGAGCGTGAGTTCATCCGGACGAGTCGCCAACTCCAAGAAGAGGATTTCGAACTGGTCGAACGGCAGTGGGATGGGCTGAAGACGGGTGCGCTCGCGCAGGCGCAACTTGGTCCTAACGAACACACCGTCCACAAGTTCCACCGCCTCGCTCAGGATGCCTACAACTCGTAA
- a CDS encoding GcvT family protein, whose translation MNTHDSLPTEADTVVVGAGIVGCSTAYHLTELGRDNVVVVDQGPLPTTGGSSSHAPGIMFQTAEEKVLTKFAMYSRELYSQFEDEDGKPLYNQVGGIEVARSDERMDFLQRRVEWGKSWGLPNPQLLSPEEVEEKLPLVDSDVIKGGYYSPTDGQVSGVKACAALAEAAMEQGATFIPHTRTKNVSVEDGEVRSVVTENGEIECNEIVIATNIWARQLGEKLGVHLPVTPVEHQYTITEPLEELAESREDVSNHPVYENYRDVSGEKADRLLVGPDRPILRDQDNAMYFRTHGDAYGLGSYNHEPIVPDPQELGGNEEDGEQGSIHEFSEYHMNNATHPDRPDKAPRKASDELLPATEGKILEHRYNGMFAESPNGLPVMGPVQEYDGLWSAAAIWVTHAGGAGKALAEWMENGVPSLPEGPIDLRHCDVNRFQPHEGSWDFARDIGGEEYRIVYNIVHPKWTWTDHQRDIRRSSVYHKLQELDAELWAEAGWEEAHWFDSNADLLARYGDQVPDRDGWEAKYWSPIEGAEALHVRNAVGLHDMTSFNKMEISGTGAGEFVQYLCTNDMDIDIGQVRYTLMCNEEGGVRADITVTRVDDDRYLVLTTGREVGQNHLAWIRQHAPDGVVVRDVTSTLSSFVLTGPNARKVLRKITRADLTNDAFPYFSSQQLFVENVPVTALRVSYAGELGWELYTPTEYGEQLWEILWEAGQEYDLRPYGNGALDSLRIEKGFRLWGEDLHTEHNPYEAGLGFAVDLETEFIGKDVVAEAADGNRIRHKVACLTLDDEEAVIFSDRPVLDEDETLGYVHSAEYGYTVGACIAYAYLPPEYAEPGTEVEILHEGERYSATVREEPLFDPERERVRS comes from the coding sequence ATGAACACGCACGACAGCTTGCCGACCGAAGCGGATACTGTTGTTGTCGGTGCTGGTATCGTTGGGTGTAGTACGGCGTATCACCTCACCGAGCTGGGTCGCGACAACGTGGTCGTCGTTGACCAGGGTCCGCTCCCGACGACCGGCGGATCGTCCAGCCACGCCCCCGGTATCATGTTTCAGACGGCCGAGGAGAAGGTCCTTACCAAGTTCGCGATGTACAGTCGTGAACTCTACTCACAGTTCGAAGATGAGGACGGGAAACCGCTCTACAACCAAGTCGGCGGAATCGAAGTCGCACGTTCGGACGAACGGATGGACTTCCTGCAGCGCCGCGTGGAGTGGGGAAAATCGTGGGGACTACCGAACCCTCAGCTCCTCTCGCCCGAAGAGGTGGAGGAGAAGCTTCCGCTCGTCGACAGCGACGTGATAAAAGGGGGGTACTACTCACCCACCGACGGACAGGTCTCGGGAGTGAAGGCGTGTGCGGCGCTCGCAGAGGCGGCGATGGAACAAGGAGCGACGTTCATTCCTCATACGAGGACCAAGAATGTGTCCGTCGAGGACGGCGAGGTACGCTCGGTCGTCACCGAGAACGGCGAGATCGAGTGCAACGAGATCGTCATCGCGACGAATATCTGGGCGCGTCAGCTCGGAGAGAAACTGGGTGTTCACCTGCCGGTGACGCCGGTGGAACACCAGTACACGATCACCGAGCCGCTCGAAGAGCTCGCGGAGAGTCGAGAGGATGTCAGCAACCATCCGGTGTACGAGAATTACCGAGACGTTTCCGGAGAGAAAGCCGATAGACTTCTCGTCGGTCCCGACCGACCCATCCTCCGCGATCAGGACAACGCGATGTACTTCCGGACGCACGGGGACGCCTACGGACTCGGATCGTACAACCACGAGCCCATCGTCCCCGACCCGCAGGAACTCGGCGGCAACGAGGAAGACGGCGAGCAGGGTTCGATTCACGAGTTCTCCGAGTATCACATGAACAACGCGACTCACCCTGACCGCCCGGATAAAGCTCCCCGGAAGGCGAGTGACGAACTGCTGCCCGCGACAGAGGGGAAGATACTCGAACACAGGTACAACGGCATGTTCGCGGAGTCGCCGAACGGCCTTCCCGTGATGGGGCCGGTACAGGAGTACGACGGGCTCTGGTCTGCGGCCGCGATCTGGGTAACTCACGCCGGCGGTGCAGGGAAAGCGCTCGCCGAGTGGATGGAGAACGGCGTGCCGAGCCTTCCCGAAGGGCCAATCGACCTGCGCCACTGCGACGTCAACCGATTTCAGCCCCACGAGGGGAGCTGGGACTTCGCTCGCGACATCGGTGGCGAGGAGTACCGTATCGTCTACAATATCGTCCATCCGAAGTGGACCTGGACCGATCACCAACGTGACATCCGCCGGAGCTCGGTCTACCACAAGCTCCAGGAACTCGACGCCGAACTCTGGGCGGAGGCGGGCTGGGAGGAGGCTCACTGGTTCGACTCCAACGCCGACCTGCTAGCGCGGTATGGCGACCAGGTTCCTGATCGGGACGGCTGGGAGGCGAAGTATTGGTCGCCCATCGAGGGCGCAGAGGCCCTGCATGTGCGTAATGCGGTCGGGCTCCACGACATGACCTCCTTCAACAAGATGGAGATCAGCGGGACAGGAGCCGGTGAGTTCGTCCAGTACCTCTGTACGAACGATATGGACATCGACATCGGACAGGTCCGATACACGCTCATGTGTAATGAGGAGGGCGGCGTGCGTGCGGACATCACCGTCACGCGCGTCGACGACGACCGGTATCTAGTGCTCACAACCGGGCGCGAGGTCGGACAGAATCACCTCGCGTGGATTCGCCAGCACGCACCTGACGGCGTCGTCGTCCGCGATGTGACATCAACGCTCTCGTCGTTCGTCCTCACAGGTCCGAACGCCCGAAAGGTGCTTCGGAAGATTACCCGTGCAGACCTAACGAACGACGCGTTCCCCTACTTCTCGTCGCAGCAGCTGTTCGTCGAAAACGTTCCGGTCACCGCACTGCGCGTCTCCTACGCCGGTGAACTCGGCTGGGAACTGTACACCCCCACCGAGTACGGCGAACAGCTCTGGGAGATTCTCTGGGAGGCTGGACAGGAGTACGACCTCAGGCCGTATGGGAACGGTGCTCTCGATTCGCTTCGTATCGAAAAGGGGTTCCGTCTATGGGGTGAGGACCTCCACACCGAGCATAACCCGTACGAAGCCGGACTCGGCTTTGCCGTCGATTTAGAGACCGAGTTCATCGGCAAGGATGTCGTCGCCGAGGCTGCAGACGGCAACCGAATCCGCCACAAAGTTGCCTGTCTTACGCTCGACGACGAGGAGGCCGTTATCTTCTCCGACCGTCCCGTTCTCGACGAAGATGAGACGCTGGGCTACGTCCACAGCGCAGAGTACGGCTACACCGTCGGCGCTTGTATCGCCTATGCGTATCTCCCCCCGGAGTACGCCGAACCGGGAACCGAGGTAGAAATCCTCCACGAGGGCGAGCGTTACAGCGCGACGGTTCGCGAGGAGCCGCTCTTCGACCCTGAACGCGAACGCGTACGCTCGTAA
- a CDS encoding GcvT family protein: MSTETLPSRADTVIVGAGAVGCSVAYHLTELGADDVIVVDQGPLPVTGGSSTHAPGIMFQTSPSKIQTKTAHYTSRLLNDAGVYTEVGGIELARSEARMDFLQRRVEWATSYGLPEPQLLESAEVADRLPLVNEDEILGGYYSPTDGQVAGTDALQWYIESSSARFFGHTELTDIEIDGGEIQAIVTDRGRIECERCVLATNNWAYQTGQMAGLDLPITPVEHQYVVTEPLDELRDGRAVGSATDGLEVPGDRRLTEFMAQPPDRPVGRDQDNSLYFRTHGDGYGLGSYNHEPLVVDPEEMGKNDEESQASVHSFTEKHWTEPTHPNREKSAQQAFDELLPATQGKAFRVTENGIFVYTPDGMPVLGETSAVDGLWTGLAIWWTHSGGYGRILAEWMENGVPRLPSGPVDTSGIHVNRFEPHAGSKDYFTDRGGLRYQQVYSIVEPRWQPDDHRGLRVSPFYHHQQELGAEFFQSGGWEVPQWYEHNTDLLSKYSEQIPEQEGWQAINRSPITGAEHLHTRDNVSMFDMTTFSSIRVTGANAGEFLQQYCTNDMELDVGQVRYTTMLNHGGTILADLTVARLDENEYMVTTGGGNSPGIHGSWLEKHAPETVSVTVEESAKCTVGLWGPNSRLLLQRVTNADVSNAGFPYFSCKRIYVGDVPIIALRVSYVGELGWELWAPSEYGQKLWRTLWEAGRDLDIRPMGAGALESMRLEKGFRLWGTDIDTDVDPLTAGLPFAVDFDTEFVGKEALVDIRESGVDNRIVPLTLDESTDILSSGRPVHVNDEVGGYVQAADYGYSVGESIAYTYLPSEHADPGTAVRITCEGETYDATVRDEPLFDSSREKIIR; this comes from the coding sequence ATGAGCACAGAGACTCTCCCGTCGCGAGCCGACACGGTGATCGTCGGCGCCGGGGCCGTCGGGTGTAGCGTTGCATATCACCTGACCGAACTCGGCGCCGACGACGTAATCGTCGTTGACCAAGGACCGCTCCCGGTCACAGGTGGTTCGTCGACGCACGCGCCGGGAATCATGTTTCAGACGTCTCCCTCGAAGATTCAGACCAAGACCGCTCACTACACGAGCCGACTGCTTAACGACGCGGGCGTCTACACGGAGGTCGGCGGCATCGAACTCGCGCGGTCGGAAGCCCGGATGGACTTCCTCCAGCGACGCGTCGAGTGGGCGACGTCGTACGGTTTGCCGGAGCCGCAGCTCCTCGAATCAGCGGAAGTCGCCGATAGGCTCCCCTTGGTCAATGAAGACGAGATTCTGGGTGGCTACTACTCACCGACCGACGGACAGGTCGCGGGTACCGACGCACTCCAGTGGTATATCGAATCCTCGTCGGCTCGGTTTTTCGGCCATACGGAACTGACGGACATTGAGATCGATGGTGGCGAAATTCAGGCCATTGTCACCGACCGGGGTCGCATCGAGTGTGAGCGGTGCGTCCTCGCGACGAACAACTGGGCGTACCAGACCGGTCAGATGGCCGGTCTCGACTTACCGATAACGCCCGTCGAGCACCAGTACGTCGTCACCGAACCACTCGACGAACTCCGAGATGGGAGAGCCGTCGGCTCCGCCACCGACGGTCTGGAGGTGCCCGGTGACCGCCGCCTCACCGAGTTCATGGCTCAGCCCCCAGACCGCCCGGTCGGGCGCGACCAAGACAACTCGCTGTACTTCCGCACCCACGGTGACGGCTACGGACTCGGGTCGTACAACCACGAACCGCTGGTTGTCGACCCAGAGGAGATGGGGAAGAACGACGAGGAGAGTCAGGCGTCGGTTCACAGCTTCACGGAGAAACACTGGACGGAGCCGACGCATCCGAACCGAGAGAAGTCGGCCCAGCAAGCGTTCGACGAACTCCTCCCGGCGACCCAGGGCAAGGCGTTCCGCGTGACGGAGAACGGCATCTTCGTCTACACGCCGGATGGAATGCCGGTGCTCGGCGAGACGTCCGCGGTCGACGGTCTCTGGACCGGTCTGGCCATCTGGTGGACTCACTCCGGGGGGTACGGCCGGATTCTCGCAGAGTGGATGGAGAACGGCGTCCCGCGACTCCCCTCGGGACCGGTCGACACGAGCGGGATTCATGTCAATCGGTTCGAACCGCACGCAGGGAGTAAGGACTACTTCACGGACCGCGGCGGCCTGCGGTACCAGCAGGTGTACAGCATCGTCGAACCGCGGTGGCAACCCGACGACCACCGCGGCCTACGGGTGAGTCCGTTCTACCACCACCAGCAGGAACTCGGAGCCGAGTTCTTCCAAAGCGGCGGTTGGGAGGTGCCGCAGTGGTACGAACACAACACGGACCTCCTCTCGAAGTATAGCGAACAGATTCCGGAACAGGAGGGGTGGCAGGCCATCAACCGCTCGCCGATAACGGGCGCCGAGCACCTCCACACCCGAGATAACGTCTCAATGTTCGATATGACCACGTTCAGCTCGATACGGGTTACGGGCGCGAATGCCGGCGAGTTCCTCCAACAGTACTGTACCAACGACATGGAACTCGACGTCGGCCAGGTGCGGTACACGACGATGCTGAACCACGGCGGGACGATTCTCGCCGACCTCACCGTCGCCCGTCTCGACGAGAACGAGTACATGGTGACCACCGGTGGTGGTAACTCTCCGGGGATACACGGGTCATGGCTCGAAAAACACGCTCCCGAGACTGTCTCCGTGACTGTCGAAGAGTCTGCGAAGTGTACCGTCGGCCTCTGGGGTCCGAACTCGCGGCTCCTGCTCCAGCGCGTCACCAACGCGGACGTCTCCAACGCCGGGTTCCCGTACTTCAGCTGCAAGCGAATCTACGTCGGAGATGTACCGATTATTGCGCTTCGGGTCTCGTACGTCGGCGAACTCGGCTGGGAACTGTGGGCACCGTCGGAGTACGGCCAGAAGCTCTGGCGCACGCTCTGGGAGGCCGGCCGTGACCTCGACATCAGGCCCATGGGCGCGGGCGCGCTCGAATCGATGCGCTTAGAAAAGGGGTTCCGACTCTGGGGGACGGACATCGACACGGACGTCGACCCCCTCACCGCTGGACTCCCGTTCGCGGTCGACTTTGACACGGAGTTCGTCGGCAAAGAGGCACTCGTCGATATCAGGGAAAGTGGCGTCGACAACCGCATCGTTCCCCTGACACTCGACGAATCGACGGACATCCTCTCGAGCGGCCGCCCAGTCCACGTAAACGATGAGGTCGGCGGATACGTGCAGGCCGCCGACTACGGCTACAGTGTCGGAGAGTCGATAGCGTATACCTACCTACCGAGCGAACACGCTGATCCTGGGACCGCAGTCCGGATAACGTGCGAGGGCGAGACATACGATGCGACCGTTCGTGACGAACCGCTCTTCGATTCCAGCCGCGAGAAAATTATCCGATGA
- the ilvA gene encoding threonine ammonia-lyase, with product MSESREDEPLIRYTDVEQAAEQLTDETVVKRTPVERSTSLGELVDAEVYLKMEHLQWTGSFKTRGAYNKISRAVDAGADEFVAASAGNHAQGVALAATRCGANSTIVMPKHAPQAKIDATRGYGATVELVGQNFQEAMEYAQSYAAEQDVEFVHAYDDPHIVAGQGTLGIEMYEDCPDVDTVIVPIGGGGLISGIATALSHLSPEIRVVGVQAEGAATVHESLNKGLPVTLDEVDTIADGIATGGISELTLNLIERHVDEVVTVTDSQIANAILLLLERAKQVVEGAAAASVAALLSEDLNVHGETVMPLLCGGNLDMTMLQTILIHALTERGQILRLRVKINDMPGKMNAISGIIAEHGANIQTVRHDRAVEELEVGEAYLVFQIETSGAEHVASIIQALESEGYSVEDVNQNKTNS from the coding sequence ATGAGCGAATCACGGGAAGACGAGCCGTTGATACGGTACACAGACGTTGAACAGGCAGCCGAACAGTTGACCGACGAGACGGTGGTCAAACGGACGCCAGTCGAGCGAAGCACGTCGCTCGGGGAACTGGTCGACGCGGAGGTGTATCTCAAGATGGAGCATCTCCAGTGGACGGGCTCGTTCAAGACGCGGGGCGCCTATAACAAGATCAGCCGTGCCGTTGACGCTGGGGCGGACGAGTTCGTCGCCGCCAGTGCGGGAAACCACGCTCAAGGGGTGGCACTGGCGGCGACGCGGTGTGGTGCGAATTCGACTATCGTCATGCCGAAACACGCACCGCAGGCAAAGATCGACGCGACACGGGGGTACGGAGCGACGGTCGAACTCGTCGGACAAAACTTTCAGGAGGCGATGGAGTATGCCCAGTCGTACGCCGCCGAGCAGGATGTCGAATTCGTCCATGCGTACGATGACCCGCACATCGTCGCCGGACAGGGAACACTCGGAATCGAGATGTACGAAGATTGTCCCGACGTGGACACGGTCATCGTCCCCATCGGCGGTGGCGGACTAATAAGCGGCATCGCCACCGCACTCAGCCACCTCTCTCCGGAGATACGGGTGGTCGGCGTGCAGGCTGAGGGTGCGGCGACCGTCCACGAGAGCCTTAACAAGGGACTTCCAGTTACACTTGACGAGGTGGACACGATCGCCGACGGTATCGCGACCGGCGGCATCTCAGAACTGACGCTGAACCTCATCGAGCGACACGTCGACGAGGTTGTCACCGTCACCGACTCCCAGATAGCCAACGCCATCCTGTTGCTGCTCGAACGGGCGAAGCAGGTCGTCGAAGGCGCGGCCGCGGCGTCGGTCGCGGCGCTCCTGAGCGAAGACCTCAACGTTCACGGCGAGACAGTCATGCCGCTACTCTGTGGTGGGAACCTCGATATGACAATGCTACAGACAATCTTGATTCACGCGCTCACGGAGCGAGGACAGATTCTCCGCCTGCGTGTGAAGATCAATGATATGCCGGGAAAGATGAACGCGATCTCCGGTATCATCGCTGAGCACGGCGCAAACATCCAAACCGTCAGACACGACCGCGCCGTCGAGGAACTTGAAGTCGGCGAAGCGTATCTCGTCTTCCAGATAGAGACGAGCGGGGCCGAACACGTAGCCTCGATAATTCAGGCACTCGAGTCGGAGGGCTATAGTGTCGAGGACGTCAACCAAAACAAGACAAATAGTTGA